Sequence from the Streptomyces sp. NBC_00358 genome:
GCCGCAGCACCGCTGCCATGTGCTCGGACAGCTCGATGCCCACTACCGGCACGCCGCGTTCTCGCAGCGGGACGCCCACGCGTCCGGTTCCGATGGCGAACTCCAGTGCCCGGCCGTCTCCGGCCAGCTCTGCGAGGAAGGCCAGAGTCGGTCCGAGAACGGCGGACGAGGACATCTCGTTCTCCCCGGCGTCGTAGCGGTCGGCGGTCGCACGGTTCCACAGCTCACTGCTCGTCACGGGCGGCCACTTTGCCGGGTATCGAGGGGCACTGTCGACGCATTTACCTTCCACCGGCTCCGATCACACGGTTGAGGGCGGACCGGTGCAGACTTTTCAGAACACCGCCCGGCTCGGGGCGCACGGTCACGGCAGCGGTGCGGTCGTATGCGGTCGTTCTCCCCGATGCAGCCTTCACCGCCCACAGTTCGTCGTCGACTTCCGATGCCTTCGGCTGAGCGACCCAGCACCCCCGGATCGCCAGCCTCGGAGTGATCCAACCACCTTGAAGATCATTTCGTTAGGAACTCCAAGAGAAGCAGAGAGGCAAGCCGTGACTCCTGACAAGGCCTCTGTCTGGTCGTTGAAAATCGGCGAGCAGGTCATCGGGTTGTTTTCCGATCCACAAGGTGACCAGCCTTGGATACTTTGCCGCTTCACGCCTGCTGCAGGCTGGGAGTCCGTGCGTCATCTATTCGAAGTGCAAGAAGAGGCGAGACGCGCGGGATTCCCTCAAGACAAGGTGTGGGCCATCAAGGAGGTCCGAGAACTCGGATTGGAGCTACACCCCACCAACGGCGGAGAGATGATCAGGCCCATTTTCATCTACATTCAGGATGAGACAGCTCGGTTCCGCTTCTGACCTCGATCGTTCATGAGTCCTCGTCGGTGTGCTGACGGGGACTCCATGTTCGCGAGGCACGGTCCTTTCACCCCCGCGGACGACGTCGAAGGCGACCTTGCCGTCGCGGACTGCCCCCAACTGGACCGACCCGCTCGCTCAGTGAGCCTTTTTCAGAGTGGCGACTGATCGGGTGACGCCGGCGGCGTGCGCAGCGTACGAGGCTCCCGTGCCGTTGGGGGAGGTGTTTGACGCCTCAACGCACCGGCACAGGCCTGGCCCCGACGCGTGACCAGCTTGGGAACCTGCCCGCCCGAACGCGCGTTCAGTAGCATCGCGTCGCCTGGATGACGTTCCCGCCTGACGAATCGAGTGAGCTCATGAGTGACGACGTCCTCTCCGTCATTCCGACCGACCCGCACTGGCAGCCCGAGCAGGCCGCGGCTGACCGTACTACGTCGATCGTGGAGGACCTGGCCCCCGGGCTCCCGGACGGCATCGACGTCGAGATCGAGGTCACCTGGCACGACACACTCACCGTTGTCGACTGCGGCCAGAATCTGCAGAAAATCGGTTGTCCCCACTGCGGCGCGTCGATCGACGCCGAGTGGTGGGGCGACCTACTCGAAGCCCACTGCCACGACGGCTTCGCAACCCTCGCCGTGGTGGTCCCCTGCTGCGGCACCGCGAGCTCGCTGGACGCACTGGACTACGACTGGCCCTGTGGCTTCGCTCGATTCGAGATTGCCATCTGGAACCCCGCGCGCGCCTGGTTCAGCAACGAGGAACTGACCGCCATCGGGGACGCACTCGGACATCCAGTGCGGCAGATCAGGGCCCATATCTGACAGGTCTCAGCCCGCAAGGCCCGACATCGCCAGTTCAAGTTCAGTGGTGCCGTGACCACGAACGTTCACGGTGAGTGTCGATCCGGGGTACCGGGCCCTGGGGGGACTTGCTCCTCCGAACACCTCTCTGTCGCTGACGCACACCGCCCCCACGGCCGCACCGCTCGCTGCCCCAGGCAGGTGCGACTGACGGTACGTCGTCAATCACCTAATATCGCCGCACAGGACAACGGTGCGGGGGCGGCGTGCTCTGGTGGGTTCTGGACGAGATACGGGTGCGAGTGACGGGGCGCAACGCCCGGTTCTCGCAGGTGGTGTTGGAGCTGGCCTGGAATCCGAGCCCGGGGGCGGACGCGTCGCTCGCGGCGCAGATGCTGGCGGTCGGTGTGGCCAAGAGGTCGCAGTTGTGGGCGCCGATCGGGTCGGTGGTTCTCGTGGCGCCGGGAGCCGGTGCGCACCCGGGGGTGGAGCCGGCCGTGGACACGGTCCGGGAGCTGTGGCCGGGGGCGGAAGTCAGGGTGGTGGACGAGTCGGTGGCGGCCTTGGCCGGTGCGGGCCCCGATCCGGAGCCGGCCGCGTGTGTCGTGGTGCACCAGGACGCGGTACGCACCTCGGTCGCTGTCGTCGCCGGGCGTGAGGTCGTCGTCGGCGGTCTGGTGACCGGCGGCACACGAGGTATGGCTGAGGCGGTGGTCGGGCATCTGCGGAGTGAGGGCCGGCTCGACGTCGGTCTGGAGATGGCGTGGTCCGCCGTCGTTCATGGCGGTGCGTTCGCGCCGTCGCCGACGGTGTCCGGCCCCGTGCCCGTCCACGGGACGCCGGTCGCCGAGGACGGCCCCCTCCCCCGGCAGTCCGCCCAGGTCACTTTGTCGCCGACGGAGCTGCGCGCCGTAGTGACCCCTGCCTATCAGCCGGTGGCGACTCTCGTGGCGCAGGTCCTGCGTGACGCGCCGCCGGAGACCGCCCGGCAGGCGACCGACGGCGGGCTGCTGCTGACCGGCCCGCACCCGCCCGGAGCGGAGGACCACCTGACGGATCTCACCGGGCTGCCCAGCCGCCGGGTTGCCGAGGAGAAGGCCGGATTCGACCATCCCCAGGTACTCCTCTACGGGGTGGCCCGTCTGCTCGCCGAGAAGCCGTCGCCCCCTGTCGTCACCCAGGACCGCACCGAACGGTTCGGCCAACTCGACGGAGATCAGCCCCGATTCTCCTCGGTCACGGGCCACGACACCGACCCACCCGGACAGTTCCTGCTCCTGGAGATGCTCAGCCAGTGGCCGCCGCGTAATCCGCGTGCCGGCGATCAGTAGACCCTGCGCGGGGAGGCCGGGGCCGACGCCTGCGGGACCTCCGCGGCCCGACCACCACACCCGATGGTGGTCCTCACACCGGAGCAGACCTGGGGAGGGACCTGTGAGCACTACCGGGCGAAAATGGGCTGTGCGGCTGTCGTGGGCGGCACTCGCGGTGCCGGCGAGCACGGCGCTGACAGCGATTGCGTTCGGCCTTGTCCACGGTGCGTCGCTGACGCCCGTCGGATGGCGGAACACGATGGTCCTAGGCTTCGGCGGGCTCGTCCTGGTCGGGGGGCTGGGCGGGCTGGCGTTCGTCCTCTACGACTTGCGGGAGGAGAGCAGCGGGGTACGGGAGACCGCGGTGGCCGTCTGCGTCGCTGTGAGCATGTTCGTGGGCTGGATCGCCCTGGAGAACCAGGTGTTGCACGAGCGTGGCCGACCCGTCCGGGCGGTCGTGACGGCCCTGAAGCCCAGCCCCGGCGTGTACGACGCCGGAACGGAGGCGCTCCTGGCGGACACCTCCCACCACCGGCCGCTCGGCGCCATCGGCGCGGGGAACCTCGCTGTCGGCGACCATCTCACCGTAACCGTCGATCCCCGGGGCAGGTACGGCGTCAGCGCCGGCCCGCCGCCCGCCGCTGCCGAATGGCTCTGGCAGCTGACCGCCCTGATCGCTGCGATTCAGGCCCTGCTCATGGTCTCCATCGGTTTCAGCGCGGCCCGGGAACGAGAGTCCGGGCTGCACCGGGGCAGGCGAGCCGAGTCGGCTGACGGCCCGCAACCACACGGCCCGGTCGGCGACGTAGGGACGTAGCACTGGCCGTGTCCCGTCTCGGAGGACCCGGCCGGCTGCCGGGTTGCCGCGCCAGTGGTCGGCGGGTTCGGGGCAGGACAGGCAGCGCGAGGCCCAGTTGCGGACCTGGCCGAGAGTGGCTCCTCATCGCCCAACGGCCCGCCGCAGCGCAAGGACCTGGGCGGTCTCGGACGGTCTCGCGGGAGCGGCCGCATTCCAGCAGGGTGGAGTCCACGACCCATACGTCGTCGCTTCACACCGAGGTGGTCGTGGCCAGGATCCGGTTGACGCTTCGCGCCAGACCGGCGGCCTTGCGCAACCGCTTGTTGTAGCCGGGCTGCAGGGGCAGGGGCAGGTAGGGGACGAGGTGGCGCAGTGGGCACGGGCACGGCGGAGCGATTCGGCCTCGGAGGTGTAGCCGCGTATGGCCTGCATCGTGGCGAGGGTGACCAGTTCGGCGTCGCTCGGGCGGGGCGCAATGCCGACCGGCGGGCGCCCACAGCGCCAGGTCAGGATGCTCCTCCAGTACCTCGTCGGTCGTTCCATAGAGTGCGGTCGCGAGGGTGTCCACGTCGTTCGTCACAAAACGATCTTGGACACCCTCGTTCTCGTCTCCGCAGGCATCCTTGGACCACACCACCAGGAGGAACCAGTGTCATACCCGCACCTGCTCACCCCCGAGGCGAAGCTCGCCGACGCGAAGAAGCTGTTGAGCCTCCCGCGAATCGTCGCGATCTGCGGCTCCACCCGCTTCATGACCGAGATGACCGAGGCCGATCTACGGGAGACCAAAGCCGGAAGGATTGTCGTCAAACCGGGCTGTGACATGAAGTCGCCCCACGAACTCTGGTCCGATCCTGTCGAGGCCGCGGCGCTGAAGGTTCGACTCGACGATCTGCACCGGGCGAAGATCCGGCTCGCTGACGAAGTGCTCGTAGTCGGCGACTACATCGGAGACAGCACCCGAGCCGAAATCGCCTACGCCCGGTCGCTGGGCAAGCCCGTGCGGTTCACGCACCCCGAAGTCGACCCTGCCGCCTGACCGTCTCGCGGGGGAAGGACCCTGTCCACGCCACTGCCGGTTCATCTGTCGATGTCGACAGCAGGTGTCGTCGACCGAGTCGACGCCCCGGAGCCAACGGGCAACGGCGTGTCGCGCGGGTCTGCCGGAAATGCCGGACGGATTCGACCCTCCATCAGACGGGCTCCGGAAGATGGCCGAGGTGCTTGATGATGCGCTCACGCAGAAGGAGGTACTCCTCCCAGCGGCGTGGCAGAGGGCCCGGCGGGCGCTCGACGACCCGGGTGGCGGCGACGGTCTGCCCGAGCTGGAACTGCTCGCGCGTCAGGTCGAGTTCAACACCGCTGGACAGCCGGTTCCACCAGTGGAAGCCGTGCTGAAACCCGTCAAGGTGCACCTCACCGACTATGAGATCACCGCCGAAGACGTCGTTGACGACCAAGGCCGTGATGTCACAGTGGCCCCAGGCCGGATTGCCGGGCTGCCAGTCGGCCTGGTCATCGGGCGAACAGGTGTCGGCGGCCCAACTGGCGCGCAGGGCTCGGTCGAGATCGAGCAGGTTCCAAGGGCTCATGCCGCCAGCATCGCAGCCACCACTGACATCGCAGATGGCACAGGAGCCGCAGGACCGACAGAGGTCCGAACTCGCACGAGCCGCCGAACAGGCGACAAATAGCCATACCGGACAGGGGGATTGACTGTCCGTCAGCAACGACTTGAGTTGTCCGCTCACCCGGATGCCCACCGTCCGTGGACAAGTGAAGTACGAAGGTGCCGCCTGCGGTTGTCGCCAGGTCGGGCCCCAGGGCAGCGGCCGGTGTCCAGGCGCCGGGGCTGCCGACACCGCGGGCCAGCAGTTCGGTGACGGCGGCGGTGACGTCGGCCGTGAAGTCCATGCCGTCGCCGGCGCGGAGCCATCCCTCGTGCCGGGTGCCGTCCGCCCACTCCACCACGGCGTGCCCCCATGAGTGCCTGCGCGGACGGGGTGCAGCCTTGGTCGCGACCGCGATGCACCGCACCCTTCCGACGAACAGGAAACCGCTCAAGGCTCACGGCCTTGTCATCCCGCAGGCGACGAACGTGAAGCGCCCCTGACGGGTTCGCGGAGGCCATGGCCGGGGGCCGCCTGGCCGGCTTCGCGGAGCGCCTACAACTTGCCCCGGCCAGGCAACTGCCGCCGCCTGGCGTTCCGTTCGTCCCCCATCGCCAGGATCACCCCGCCGTGCGGGCCTGAGCAGAGGCAGCGGCTTCCGCCGCCTCCTGGAAGTCGAGGATGGCCCCGCCGTAGTCCCTCGCCCAGTTGGTCAGGACCTCGATGGGCTCGACGAGGGTCCGGCCGAGTTCGGTGAGGCTGTACTCGACTCGCCGTGGCGCTTCGGCATGGCGTTCGACCAGACCGTACTGCTGGAGCCGGCGCAGCGTCTGGGTGAGGACCTTGCGCGAGATGCCGCCGATGAGGTCGACGAGCTCACCGTGCCTGCGAGGCTGACGGCTGAGCCCGAAGAGCACGAGCACGGCCCATTTGTCGGCGATGATCTCGACCGCCAGGCGCGTGGGGCAGTCGGCGAGGAAGGCTGGTCCAGCCACGTTCTGCATGAAAATCGAAGGTACCAGGAGGTAACCCGCGGCTCCGTAACGTCTTTCGCGAGCAACGAAACCAGCACCGGAAGCGGAGGAGTCACCATGCCACGAGTCGTCGTGTTCGATGAGTTCGGCGGGCCGGATGTCATGCACGTCGTCGAGGAGCCGGTCGTCGAGCCCAACGCCGGCGAGGTACGGGTCAGGATCGAAGCGTTCGCCGTCAACCCGCTCGATCAGATGATGCGTTCGGGTACCTCGCCCGCAACCGTCCCGCTGCCACACGCTCGCCTCGGCGTCGAAGGTACCGGCGTCGTCGACGCGCTGGGCCCCGAGATCACCGGGCTGAGGATCGGCGATCCGGTCATTCTCACGGCCGTTCCGGACGCGAGCGCCAGGGGCAGCTACGCCGAATACACCACGGTCCCCGCGAGCCAGGTCGTCGCCCGGCCGGCCGGGCTCGGAATCACGGAGGCGGCGGCGGTCTGGGTCGCGTACTCCACCGCCTACGGGGCGCTCGTGGAGAAGGCGAGGATACGGCCCGGCGACCACGTCCTCATCACCGCCGCGTCCGGCGGCGTCGGCCGGGCGGCAACACAGATCGCCAATCAGATCGGCGCCGTGCCCATCGCCATCACTCGGCACACGGCGAGGAAGGACGACCTGCTCGCCGCCGGCGCCGCCGCGGTCATCGCCACCGACCACATGGACGTCGTCGAAGCCGTCCGCCACCACACCGGCGGGACCGGCGCCGACATCATCCTCGACGTCGTCATGGGCCCCGGCCAACAGGATCTCCTGAAGGCGGCCCGCCCAGGCGGAACACTGGTCGCCGCGGGCTTCTTGGACCCTCGGCCCACGCCCTTCCCGAGTGGCCCGCCCCTCACGATATTCAGCTACCGAAGCTTCGAGCACACCCTCGACGGCGTCGTGGTGAAACGCATGGCGGCCTTCCTCAACGCCGGTGTACGTCTCGGTGCACTTCGGCCCGCCATCGACAAGGTGTTCGCCCTCGACGACGTCGTCGAGGCACACCACCACCTCGCGAAGGGGCTACACGCCGGGAAGAAGATCGTCGTCACGGTCTAGGAACGGGCGAAGGAGCCGCCATTCGCCACTAAGGAAGTCGGGGAGCCCGCCGGTCAAACCAAGTAGTAACAGGCGGATGTGCTGTTAAGTGGGCTTGTCCGGGTGGTTGTTCATCTGCTGCACCACGGCGGACACCGACAGGTGGGTTGGTGCGTGCCCGGCGGTGGCTCTGCCGTCCGCTGCCCAGCGGAGCAGGACCGGGAACACTCCTGCTTCGGCCTGCCGGTGGGGCTGAGCGGACGACACGCTCACCAAGCCCGGTCCGCCGCAGGTCGCGAAGAACACCGTAGAGACTCTGCCCCAGCGAATCCGGCGCTTACCGCGACAGACCGTGGGGTGGTACGGATGCCAGTCGTGCCGCTGGTGGCAGTGGCGCGTGCTGAGGACAGGCTTCGAACGCTTGGATCACCAGCCCTGAAAAGCGTCGGGAGGCCATGACCTGGCCGGCGGTCGATGTGGCGTGGATCCCCTTGTTGGCCATGAGTACGAGAATCAGGTCGTCCAGGACGAAGTCGGACCGCAGGTGCCCCGCTTCCTTGGCTCGCTGGGCCAGTTCGGCGACAGCTTTCACCGTGTACTCGCGGCCGGCGGCGACATCCTTCACCTCCGGGTAGGCCGACAGGAAGGCTTCGGTGAAGCCCCGATCGCGTGCGTGCAGCTCACAGATCCTCTCGATCACCAGGCACAGGCCACGCCACGGATCAGGATCGGCGCACCCCTCGTCGACAATGGCGCGACACGCGTTCAGCTGGTCGGCGAAGGCCTCGGCGACCAGCGTCTGCTTGGTCGGGAAGTGACGGTACAAGGTGGCAGGTCCCACCCCGGCACGCCGCGCGACCTCCCGCATCGGCACGTCCAGGCCGTCGGTGGAGAACAGTGCTCGGGCCGCGTCGAGGATGCGTTCGCGATTGTCCAGCGCGTCGGAGCGCAACGTATGAGGCAAACGGTCGGTCACCACTCTCACTTTACCTAAACGGACGGGGGCGTCCGTTAGCGTCCGAAACGTAGAAGCTCTGGCGCTTGAGCTGTCCCGGAACCTGGAGACCACGTTGAAGGCAATCTCGATCCAGACGTTCGGAAGTCCTGACGGTCTGGCTGTTGTCGACCTGCCGGTACCCGCGCCTGCTGCCGGGCAGGTGCTGGTAGCCACCGAGGCGGTGGGCGTCGGTGGTGTCGACACCCTGATCCGAAGCGGGGCTCTGGCCGCCTACGGCTTCGAGGAGGGCCACATCCCGGGTAGCGAGGTGGCGGGCACCGTGACCGCGGTCGGTGACGGCGTCGACGCGTCGTGGATCGGCCTGCGGGTGTGGGCCTTCACCGGCACCGGCGGAGGCTACGTCGAACAGGCCGTCGTGCCCGTCGAGCAGGTTCTTCCCCTGCCCGGCAGCCTGTCCGCCGCTGCCGCGGTAACGCTCGGCAGTTCCGGTGCGGTGGCCCACTTCGGGCTTCGCCACGCCCATTTCGCTCCCGGGGAGACGGTCTTGGTGCGTGGCGCGGCCGGCAGCATCGGGATCATGGCAGTGCAGCTCGCGGCTCGCGGCGGTGCCGCCGCGGTGGCGGTCACGACATCGTCGTCCGAGCGCGGCGAGCGGCTGCGCCGTCTCGGCGCGACCCACGTGCTGGACCGTTCCGGTGACGGAGGGGAAGCGGCTCCCGCGGGCTATGACGTCATCATCGATGTTGTGGCGGGTGAGGACATGCCGTCGTTCTTCGACAGGCTCAACCCGAACGGCCGCATGGTGGCCGTGGGCGCTGTCGCAGGTCAGCCGCCCACGGACTTCGGGACGAAGATCATGACGGCGTTCCAGAAGTCGATGTCCTTCGCCGCTTTCAGCGCAGCCACCGTACCCCCGGCCGACCTGAGTGCCGTACGCGGCAAGCAGTTCGACGCAGCCGCCCGTGGCGAGATCGAACCAGTGGTGCATGCACTGCTGCCGCTGGACGAAGCGGTGCTGGCGCATCAGAAGATGGACGCCGGTGAGGTCTTCGGCAGGATCGTGCTGACACCGTAGTCCGCACTCTCTTCTCTGCTCCGGCCGCCCCTCCTTGCTTTCAGTACCGCTGCCAGGTGCCGTCCTTCTCCGTCAGAACCACGACGGACGCGGGACCCGTCCAGGGGCTGCCTGTGCCCGATCAACGTCACGTCTGCCACCAGGTTCTAGCGGATCGAGGTCCGGATCACGTGAACCACATCGCGCTGTCGGCCTTCGTGCCAGGTCGCTCCATCCGCCGCAACCGCCCAGGGCCACCGCCTTGGGAACCACTTCACTCGGCGGCGTGATCCTCGTACGCGACGTCGACCGCCCAACCATTGGACAGATCGCGGCGCAGGACCCCTTCATCCTCAACTACGTCGCGGAATTCACCATCACGACGATCGCTCCCGGGCGAGAGGACCCCGACTTGAATCCCGTGCCGAGAACGGACCGCCGACGTTCGCCAGCCCCATCTCCTGTCCCCCGCACCGTTCTCATGGAGGCTGAACGCTGAACTCAACGTCCGGGCCGGCTGAGTGAAGACAGGCCCCACAACTCGACGATGCGGCCGTCCCGTACCCGGAAGATCTCCATCATCGAAGGGAGTGCCTGTTCCTCAACGCCTGCCGGGATGCCGTGCAGACTTGTGCGGACTGCGGCCTTGTCCGCATCCACGAGCATGTCCTCCACGATGACCTGGATATCCGGGAACATGACGTGGAGCCCGCTCCACGCCTTCACAACGCTGTCGACGCCGACGGTACCCAACGGATGGCTCACGAAGTCGGCCGCGAAGATGGTCTTTGCCGCGGCAAGGTCCCGCGCGTTGAATGCTCCATACATGCGCTTGGCGAGTGCTCGTACGTCGTCTGTCATCTCACGCTTCCTGTCCAGGACACGGGCGTGGATCAGCTTATGAGGTGAGCGGAGCGGACCTGCTCCGGATGCCGGCCCCGGCGAAGACAGCAAAGGACTTCGGCTCGCCCCACCCGAACTCGAACGGGCCGCCCTCACCACGCACACCGAGATCGTCCCGCCCGCGCGAGCAGACCCCAGGTCCCCTGACCCGCGCTCCCCAGCCGCCCACCGAGTCAGGACGGGGGGGAATTACGTGACGTTCGGGGGGAAATTGGCGGCTCTGACCGCGGTTCCGTGAATGATCCTGCAGCAGTAGCCTCGCGGAGTGACACGCACCGAGACGCCGTGGGGCTTCTGGGAGCCGGCGGCCCTGGCCGATGTAGCGACGTTGTTCTCGTCGGTCGAGGTCCCCTGGTGGGTTGCCGGGGGTTACGCCATCGAGCTCGCGGTCGGCTACTCGTTCCGCGATCACAGCGATGTCGATGTCCTGTTGCTCCGGCGAGACCAACAGGTCGTGCAGCAGCTCCTGCCCGCCTGGGAGTGGTGGG
This genomic interval carries:
- a CDS encoding zinc-dependent alcohol dehydrogenase family protein, which gives rise to MPRVVVFDEFGGPDVMHVVEEPVVEPNAGEVRVRIEAFAVNPLDQMMRSGTSPATVPLPHARLGVEGTGVVDALGPEITGLRIGDPVILTAVPDASARGSYAEYTTVPASQVVARPAGLGITEAAAVWVAYSTAYGALVEKARIRPGDHVLITAASGGVGRAATQIANQIGAVPIAITRHTARKDDLLAAGAAAVIATDHMDVVEAVRHHTGGTGADIILDVVMGPGQQDLLKAARPGGTLVAAGFLDPRPTPFPSGPPLTIFSYRSFEHTLDGVVVKRMAAFLNAGVRLGALRPAIDKVFALDDVVEAHHHLAKGLHAGKKIVVTV
- a CDS encoding rod shape-determining protein — encoded protein: MLWWVLDEIRVRVTGRNARFSQVVLELAWNPSPGADASLAAQMLAVGVAKRSQLWAPIGSVVLVAPGAGAHPGVEPAVDTVRELWPGAEVRVVDESVAALAGAGPDPEPAACVVVHQDAVRTSVAVVAGREVVVGGLVTGGTRGMAEAVVGHLRSEGRLDVGLEMAWSAVVHGGAFAPSPTVSGPVPVHGTPVAEDGPLPRQSAQVTLSPTELRAVVTPAYQPVATLVAQVLRDAPPETARQATDGGLLLTGPHPPGAEDHLTDLTGLPSRRVAEEKAGFDHPQVLLYGVARLLAEKPSPPVVTQDRTERFGQLDGDQPRFSSVTGHDTDPPGQFLLLEMLSQWPPRNPRAGDQ
- a CDS encoding winged helix-turn-helix transcriptional regulator, whose product is MQNVAGPAFLADCPTRLAVEIIADKWAVLVLFGLSRQPRRHGELVDLIGGISRKVLTQTLRRLQQYGLVERHAEAPRRVEYSLTELGRTLVEPIEVLTNWARDYGGAILDFQEAAEAAASAQARTAG
- a CDS encoding TetR/AcrR family transcriptional regulator, encoding MTDRLPHTLRSDALDNRERILDAARALFSTDGLDVPMREVARRAGVGPATLYRHFPTKQTLVAEAFADQLNACRAIVDEGCADPDPWRGLCLVIERICELHARDRGFTEAFLSAYPEVKDVAAGREYTVKAVAELAQRAKEAGHLRSDFVLDDLILVLMANKGIHATSTAGQVMASRRFSGLVIQAFEACPQHAPLPPAARLASVPPHGLSR
- a CDS encoding zinc-dependent alcohol dehydrogenase family protein, with the protein product MKAISIQTFGSPDGLAVVDLPVPAPAAGQVLVATEAVGVGGVDTLIRSGALAAYGFEEGHIPGSEVAGTVTAVGDGVDASWIGLRVWAFTGTGGGYVEQAVVPVEQVLPLPGSLSAAAAVTLGSSGAVAHFGLRHAHFAPGETVLVRGAAGSIGIMAVQLAARGGAAAVAVTTSSSERGERLRRLGATHVLDRSGDGGEAAPAGYDVIIDVVAGEDMPSFFDRLNPNGRMVAVGAVAGQPPTDFGTKIMTAFQKSMSFAAFSAATVPPADLSAVRGKQFDAAARGEIEPVVHALLPLDEAVLAHQKMDAGEVFGRIVLTP
- a CDS encoding ester cyclase; the encoded protein is MTDDVRALAKRMYGAFNARDLAAAKTIFAADFVSHPLGTVGVDSVVKAWSGLHVMFPDIQVIVEDMLVDADKAAVRTSLHGIPAGVEEQALPSMMEIFRVRDGRIVELWGLSSLSRPGR
- a CDS encoding YunG family protein, with protein sequence MSPWNLLDLDRALRASWAADTCSPDDQADWQPGNPAWGHCDITALVVNDVFGGDLIVGEVHLDGFQHGFHWWNRLSSGVELDLTREQFQLGQTVAATRVVERPPGPLPRRWEEYLLLRERIIKHLGHLPEPV